In Rubrivirga marina, the following are encoded in one genomic region:
- a CDS encoding NAD-dependent succinate-semialdehyde dehydrogenase has product MPTTVNPATEAEIAHYETASDADLDAALDRAADAFEAHRRSAFGQRAEAMRRLADLLEDGADALGRLMTTEMGKPLDQAVAEAKKCAWVCRYYAEHAERFLADEVRETEASRSFVAYEPLGPVLAIMPWNFPFWQAFRFAAPTVMAGGVGILKHAEAVLGCGDRMAELFAEAGFAEGVFQHLVIDHDQAADAIADDRIRAVTLTGSETAGRAVGKAAGEALKPSVLELGGSDAFVVLADADLDAAVETGVTARVQNNGQSCIAAKRFILEKPIAEAYTRRFVERMEALTVGDPMCDVDLGPLVNGKAREGIQEQVERAAEAGADILTGGAIPDGTGFYYPPTVLGNVTEGSPAFDEEIFGPVASLVTAEDADDAVRLANATPFGLGGSVWTRDAAKGERLAREIRSGAVFVNEMTKSHPNLPFGGIGVSGYGRELARQGIHAFVNAKTIWVD; this is encoded by the coding sequence ATGCCGACCACCGTCAACCCGGCCACCGAGGCCGAGATCGCCCACTACGAGACCGCCTCCGACGCCGACCTCGACGCGGCGCTCGACCGGGCCGCCGACGCCTTCGAGGCACACCGCCGGTCGGCCTTCGGCCAGCGCGCGGAGGCCATGCGCCGGCTGGCCGACCTGCTGGAAGACGGTGCCGACGCCCTCGGCCGCCTCATGACGACCGAGATGGGCAAGCCGCTCGACCAGGCCGTCGCCGAAGCGAAAAAGTGCGCCTGGGTCTGCCGCTACTACGCCGAGCACGCCGAGCGCTTCCTGGCGGACGAGGTGCGTGAGACGGAGGCGTCGAGAAGCTTCGTGGCCTACGAGCCGCTGGGGCCGGTCCTCGCCATCATGCCGTGGAACTTCCCGTTCTGGCAGGCCTTCCGCTTCGCCGCGCCGACCGTCATGGCCGGCGGCGTGGGGATTCTGAAGCACGCCGAGGCCGTCCTCGGGTGCGGCGACCGGATGGCCGAGCTGTTCGCCGAGGCGGGCTTCGCCGAGGGCGTCTTCCAGCACCTCGTCATCGACCACGACCAGGCGGCGGATGCCATCGCCGACGACCGGATCCGGGCCGTCACGCTGACGGGCTCCGAGACGGCCGGCCGCGCGGTCGGGAAGGCGGCGGGCGAGGCGCTCAAGCCGTCCGTGCTGGAGCTCGGCGGGTCCGACGCGTTCGTGGTGCTGGCCGACGCCGACCTCGACGCGGCCGTCGAGACGGGCGTGACGGCCCGCGTGCAGAACAACGGCCAGTCGTGCATCGCGGCCAAGCGGTTCATCCTCGAGAAGCCGATCGCGGAGGCGTACACGCGCCGGTTCGTCGAGCGGATGGAGGCGCTCACCGTCGGCGACCCGATGTGCGACGTGGACCTCGGGCCGCTCGTGAACGGCAAGGCCCGCGAGGGCATTCAGGAGCAGGTCGAGCGGGCCGCCGAGGCGGGCGCGGACATCCTCACGGGCGGCGCGATCCCCGACGGCACCGGCTTCTACTACCCGCCGACCGTCCTCGGGAACGTGACGGAGGGCAGCCCGGCGTTCGACGAGGAGATCTTCGGCCCCGTCGCGTCGCTCGTCACGGCCGAGGACGCCGACGACGCGGTCCGCCTGGCGAACGCGACGCCGTTCGGGCTCGGCGGGAGCGTGTGGACGCGGGACGCGGCCAAGGGAGAGCGGCTGGCACGCGAGATCCGGTCCGGCGCCGTGTTCGTGAACGAGATGACGAAGAGCCACCCGAATCTTCCGTTCGGCGGCATCGGCGTCTCGGGCTACGGCCGCGAGCTCGCGCGGCAGGGCATCCACGCCTTCGTCAACGCCAAGACGATCTGGGTCGACTGA
- the rnc gene encoding ribonuclease III, with protein MSTSGTIRRTGRLVRSWLGAFRTPPEAGPAPVVDEVTERGVARRDVESLVGMPVGDLDLYEHALRHRSLFRGLTTDGTESNERLEFLGDAVLGTIVADVLYRRFPDRAEGLLTRTRATLVNGKALAGYAEALGLGPLILMSENMDSSEGRSNQTILADAFEAIVGAVYLDLGFSAARRFVTDVLDRCVDLEEAAADRSNHKSRLLEHVQGLGLDQPTYEVVSEEGPSHDRWFTVAAVVAGERLGEGEDRSKKGAEQAAAREALATLRDREKAEA; from the coding sequence ATGTCGACCTCAGGAACGATTCGCCGTACCGGCCGCCTCGTGCGGTCGTGGCTCGGAGCGTTCCGCACGCCGCCCGAGGCCGGCCCGGCGCCGGTGGTCGACGAGGTGACCGAGCGCGGGGTGGCCCGCCGCGACGTCGAGTCGCTCGTGGGGATGCCCGTCGGCGACCTCGACCTGTACGAGCACGCGCTCCGCCACCGGTCCCTCTTCCGGGGCCTCACGACCGACGGCACCGAGTCGAACGAGCGGCTCGAGTTCCTCGGCGACGCCGTCCTCGGGACGATCGTGGCCGACGTCCTGTACCGCCGGTTCCCCGACCGCGCCGAGGGCCTCCTCACGCGCACGCGGGCGACGCTCGTCAACGGGAAGGCGCTGGCGGGCTACGCCGAGGCCCTCGGGCTCGGACCGCTCATCCTGATGAGTGAGAACATGGACAGCTCGGAGGGCCGGTCGAACCAGACGATCCTCGCGGACGCCTTCGAGGCCATCGTCGGGGCCGTCTACCTCGACCTCGGGTTCTCCGCGGCCCGCCGGTTCGTGACCGACGTCCTCGACCGGTGCGTGGACCTGGAGGAGGCCGCGGCCGACCGGAGCAACCACAAGAGCCGGCTCCTGGAGCACGTCCAGGGCCTCGGCCTCGACCAGCCGACCTACGAGGTGGTCTCGGAGGAGGGCCCGAGCCACGACCGCTGGTTCACGGTCGCCGCCGTCGTCGCGGGCGAGCGGCTCGGGGAAGGCGAGGACCGCTCGAAAAAGGGGGCCGAGCAGGCCGCGGCGCGCGAGGCGCTCGCCACGCTCCGCGATCGAGAGAAGGCCGAAGCGTAG